A genomic region of Pseudoxanthomonas suwonensis contains the following coding sequences:
- a CDS encoding error-prone DNA polymerase yields MSASLVPLRPLPARPPVECGYAELHCLSNFSFQRGASSARELFERALRLGYRALAITDECSLAGIVRAWQASRETGLPLIVGSELQVEGGPKLVLLVEDAAGYRDLCRLITRARRRAPKGEYRLLGEDFDDIGAGLLCLWLAGAEPDPAHGRWLRARFPRRTWLAAGLHCQADDAQRIARWQALAAELALPLVASGDVHMHARGRRALQDAMTAIRHRTTVAEAGGLLFPNGERHLRPLPVLATLYPREWREETLRIAGRCIGFDLKKDIDYQYPHELVPAGHDATSWLRELVMRGARERWEKGIPAKAAALIEKELALIATKKYESYFLTVHDIVAYARGQHILCQGRGSAANSAVCYALHITELDPTGHDLLFERFISADRDEPPDIDVDFEHQRREEVIQYVFARYGRERAALAAVATTYGGRGALRDVARVLGLPQDAIGRLTSTIGHWGDELPTGERLREQGFDPESPLMHRIIVLAGELVNFPHYLSQHPGGFVVSERALHTMVPVENAAMDGRTVIQWDKDDLEAMGLLKVDVLALGMLTAVRKAFELIERHHGVDYTLATIPKEDADTYRMIQAADTIGVFQIESRAQMAMLPRLKPEKFYDLVVEVAIVRPGPIQGDMVHPYLRRRTGEEKVTYPSPELKQVLRRTLGVPLFQEQVMQIAMVAAGYDASEADGLRRSMAAWKRHGGLEKHREKLIAGMLERNYPPEFAERIFEQIKGFGSYGFPESHAASFALIAYATSWLKCHHPAEFACALLNSQPMGFYSPDQLLQDARRHGVAVRPLDVRYSGWDCSLEPERGDALAIRLGLRLLRGFGEDAAVRIEQARAQAAFADVADLAGRAGLDAAMRECLADSGALRGLAGHRHRARWAAAGVEPSRPLLAASSAPREAQVALPLPSAGEDMHADYASLGTTLGRHPLALLRRQLRARRCLASNELDGVESGRRILAAGLVTGRQRPQTASGVTFVTLEDEHGLLNVIVRRDLAARQRREFLQSRLLMVEGRLETSGQVRHLLARRLHDLTPLLDGLDVRSRDFR; encoded by the coding sequence ATGAGCGCGTCCCTGGTCCCGTTGCGCCCGCTGCCGGCGCGTCCGCCGGTGGAATGCGGCTACGCCGAACTGCACTGCCTGTCCAACTTCAGTTTCCAGCGCGGCGCCTCCAGCGCGCGCGAATTGTTCGAGCGCGCGCTGAGGCTGGGCTACCGCGCCTTGGCGATCACCGACGAGTGCAGCCTGGCCGGCATCGTCCGCGCCTGGCAGGCGTCGCGGGAAACCGGCCTGCCGCTGATCGTCGGCAGCGAACTGCAGGTCGAGGGCGGGCCGAAGCTGGTCCTGCTGGTGGAGGACGCGGCCGGCTACCGGGATCTGTGCCGGCTGATCACCCGCGCCCGCCGGCGCGCGCCCAAGGGCGAGTACCGGCTGCTGGGCGAGGACTTCGACGATATCGGCGCAGGCCTGCTGTGCCTGTGGCTGGCCGGCGCCGAACCCGATCCCGCGCACGGCCGCTGGCTGCGGGCGCGCTTCCCGCGGCGCACCTGGCTGGCCGCCGGGCTGCACTGCCAGGCCGACGACGCGCAACGCATCGCCCGCTGGCAGGCGCTGGCCGCGGAACTGGCGCTGCCGCTGGTGGCCAGCGGCGACGTGCACATGCACGCGCGCGGCCGCCGCGCGCTGCAGGACGCGATGACCGCGATCCGCCACCGCACCACCGTGGCCGAGGCCGGCGGCCTGCTGTTCCCCAACGGCGAGCGTCACCTGCGCCCGCTGCCGGTGCTGGCGACGCTGTATCCGCGCGAGTGGCGGGAGGAGACGCTGCGGATCGCCGGGCGCTGCATCGGCTTCGACCTGAAGAAGGACATCGACTACCAGTACCCGCACGAGCTGGTGCCGGCCGGGCACGACGCGACCAGCTGGCTGCGCGAACTGGTCATGCGCGGCGCCCGCGAGCGCTGGGAAAAAGGCATCCCCGCCAAGGCCGCCGCGCTGATCGAGAAGGAACTGGCGCTGATCGCGACCAAGAAGTACGAGTCCTATTTCCTGACCGTGCACGACATCGTCGCCTACGCGCGCGGGCAGCACATCCTCTGCCAGGGCCGCGGCTCGGCGGCCAATTCGGCGGTGTGCTACGCCCTGCACATCACCGAACTGGACCCGACCGGGCACGACCTGCTGTTCGAACGCTTCATTTCCGCCGACCGCGACGAGCCGCCGGACATCGACGTCGACTTCGAGCACCAGCGCCGCGAGGAGGTGATCCAGTACGTGTTCGCCCGCTACGGCCGCGAGCGCGCCGCGCTGGCGGCGGTGGCCACCACCTACGGCGGCCGCGGCGCGCTGCGCGACGTGGCCCGGGTGCTGGGCCTGCCGCAGGACGCGATCGGCCGGCTGACGTCCACCATCGGCCACTGGGGCGACGAACTGCCCACCGGCGAGCGCCTGCGCGAACAGGGCTTCGACCCGGAAAGCCCATTGATGCACCGGATCATCGTACTGGCTGGCGAACTGGTGAACTTCCCGCATTACCTGTCGCAGCATCCCGGCGGTTTCGTCGTCTCCGAGCGCGCGCTGCACACCATGGTCCCGGTGGAGAACGCGGCCATGGACGGGCGCACCGTGATCCAGTGGGACAAGGACGACCTGGAGGCGATGGGCCTGCTCAAGGTCGACGTGCTGGCGCTGGGCATGCTGACCGCGGTGCGCAAGGCGTTCGAGCTGATCGAGCGGCACCATGGCGTGGACTACACCCTGGCCACGATCCCGAAGGAGGATGCCGACACCTACAGGATGATCCAGGCCGCCGACACCATCGGCGTGTTCCAGATCGAGTCGCGCGCGCAGATGGCGATGCTGCCGCGGCTCAAGCCCGAGAAGTTCTACGACCTGGTGGTGGAGGTGGCGATCGTGCGCCCCGGGCCGATCCAGGGCGACATGGTCCATCCGTACCTGCGCCGGCGCACCGGCGAGGAAAAGGTGACCTATCCCTCGCCGGAACTGAAGCAGGTGTTGAGGCGCACCCTGGGCGTGCCGCTGTTCCAGGAACAGGTGATGCAGATCGCGATGGTCGCTGCCGGCTACGACGCCAGCGAGGCCGATGGGCTGCGCCGTTCGATGGCGGCATGGAAGCGCCATGGCGGTCTGGAAAAGCATCGCGAAAAGCTGATCGCCGGCATGCTCGAAAGGAATTACCCGCCCGAATTCGCCGAACGCATCTTCGAGCAGATCAAGGGCTTCGGCAGCTACGGCTTCCCGGAGAGCCACGCCGCCAGCTTCGCCCTGATCGCCTACGCCACCTCCTGGCTCAAGTGCCATCACCCGGCCGAGTTCGCCTGCGCGCTGCTCAACAGCCAACCGATGGGCTTCTACAGCCCCGACCAGCTGCTGCAGGACGCGCGCCGGCACGGCGTGGCGGTGCGGCCGCTGGACGTGCGCTACAGCGGCTGGGACTGCAGCCTGGAACCGGAACGCGGCGATGCACTGGCGATCCGCCTGGGACTGCGCCTGCTGCGCGGCTTCGGCGAGGACGCGGCCGTGCGCATCGAGCAGGCACGCGCGCAGGCCGCCTTCGCCGACGTCGCCGACCTGGCCGGGCGCGCCGGCCTGGATGCGGCCATGCGCGAGTGCCTGGCCGACTCCGGCGCGCTGCGCGGCCTGGCCGGGCACCGCCACCGCGCGCGCTGGGCCGCGGCGGGCGTGGAGCCGTCGCGGCCGCTGCTGGCTGCGTCCAGCGCGCCGCGCGAAGCGCAAGTGGCGCTGCCGCTGCCCAGCGCCGGGGAGGACATGCATGCCGATTACGCCAGCCTCGGCACTACGCTGGGCCGGCATCCGCTGGCGCTGCTGCGGCGGCAACTGCGCGCGCGCCGCTGCCTGGCCTCGAACGAGCTGGACGGGGTCGAGTCCGGGCGCCGGATCCTCGCCGCCGGCCTGGTCACCGGCCGCCAGCGCCCGCAGACCGCCAGCGGCGTCACCTTCGTCACCCTCGAGGACGAGCACGGCCTGCTCAACGTGATCGTGCGCCGCGACCTGGCCGCGCGCCAGCGCCGCGAGTTCCTGCAGTCGCGGCTGCTGATGGTGGAGGGCCGGCTGGAGACCTCGGGCCAGGTCCGCCACCTGCTGGCCCGGCGCCTGCACGACCTGACCCCGCTGCTGGACGGGCTGGACGTGCGCAGCCGCGACTTCCGCTGA
- a CDS encoding DUF6491 family protein, translating to MKRLLSVLMLAMVMTVGLGACSSTPRATPAERLAFYEAHAGEPVRSFRLFGRLNGWTPLGNNALVVWTRPNEAWLLDVTSCQDLQFAVSISISNFANTVTAGFDTVTPHGPGMSQVGRIPCRITQIRPIDTRALNQSREEIREANSETRTDPPPAENPPAN from the coding sequence ATGAAGCGGTTGCTTTCGGTGCTGATGCTGGCGATGGTGATGACGGTCGGACTGGGCGCGTGCAGCAGCACGCCGCGGGCGACCCCGGCGGAGAGACTGGCCTTCTACGAGGCGCATGCCGGCGAGCCGGTGCGCAGTTTCCGCCTGTTCGGCCGGCTCAACGGCTGGACTCCGCTGGGCAACAACGCGCTGGTGGTCTGGACCCGGCCCAACGAAGCCTGGCTGCTCGACGTCACCTCGTGCCAGGACCTGCAGTTCGCGGTTTCGATCTCGATCTCCAACTTCGCCAACACCGTGACCGCCGGCTTCGACACCGTGACGCCGCACGGTCCGGGCATGAGCCAGGTCGGGCGCATCCCGTGCCGGATCACCCAGATCCGTCCGATCGACACCCGTGCGCTCAACCAGAGCCGCGAGGAGATCCGCGAGGCCAACAGCGAGACGCGCACGGATCCGCCGCCGGCCGAAAATCCGCCGGCCAACTGA
- a CDS encoding oxidative damage protection protein produces MSRTVFCQHEQRDTEGLDFVPWPGELGRRIHAHIGKSAWAAWLAHQTMLINENRLSPRDPKHRAFLEGEMEKFLFGGGAQKPAGYVPPEA; encoded by the coding sequence ATGAGCCGCACCGTCTTCTGCCAGCACGAACAACGCGACACCGAGGGCCTGGATTTCGTGCCCTGGCCCGGCGAACTGGGCCGACGCATCCATGCCCACATCGGCAAGAGCGCCTGGGCCGCCTGGCTGGCGCACCAGACCATGCTGATCAACGAGAACCGGCTCTCGCCGCGCGACCCCAAGCACCGCGCCTTCCTGGAAGGCGAGATGGAGAAGTTCCTGTTCGGCGGCGGCGCGCAGAAGCCGGCCGGCTACGTGCCGCCGGAAGCCTGA
- the mutY gene encoding A/G-specific adenine glycosylase, whose amino-acid sequence MPALATAGDTPATAGQPATDDGFAPRLLAWFDRHGRHDLPWQHPRAPYRVWLSEVMLQQTQVATVIPYFERFLRAFPDLPALAAAPADAVMAQWAGLGYYSRARNLHAAAKLCVERHSGDLPRDFGALLALPGIGRSTAGAILAQAWGDRFPIMDGNVKRVLARYHGIEGWPGLPAVEKAMWALANAHLPQARLADYTQAQMDFGATLCTRANPACVLCPLQDGCAALATGRTATLPTARPGKALPERSAVVLLAEDAQGRILLARRPPTGVWATLWSLPQADDEDQARNWSVRHLEGDWNAETLPELPHAFSHYRLRLQPRRLRQVAAKAAVGDNPDLRWVAREELHAFALPAPIRKLIESRT is encoded by the coding sequence GTGCCGGCCCTGGCCACGGCCGGCGACACACCGGCGACGGCAGGCCAGCCCGCGACCGACGACGGCTTCGCCCCGCGCCTGCTGGCCTGGTTCGACCGCCACGGCCGCCACGACCTGCCCTGGCAGCACCCGCGCGCGCCATACCGGGTGTGGCTGTCGGAGGTGATGCTGCAGCAGACCCAGGTCGCCACGGTCATCCCCTACTTCGAGCGCTTCCTGCGCGCCTTCCCCGACCTGCCGGCGCTGGCCGCCGCGCCGGCCGACGCGGTGATGGCGCAGTGGGCCGGCCTCGGCTACTACAGCCGCGCGCGCAACCTGCACGCCGCGGCGAAGCTGTGCGTCGAACGGCATAGTGGCGACCTGCCGCGCGACTTCGGCGCGCTGCTGGCGCTACCCGGGATCGGCCGCAGCACCGCCGGCGCGATCCTGGCCCAGGCCTGGGGCGACCGTTTCCCGATCATGGACGGCAACGTCAAGCGCGTGCTCGCCCGCTACCACGGCATCGAGGGCTGGCCCGGCCTGCCGGCGGTGGAGAAGGCGATGTGGGCGCTGGCCAATGCGCACCTGCCGCAGGCGCGCCTGGCCGACTACACCCAGGCGCAGATGGACTTCGGCGCGACCCTGTGCACCCGCGCCAATCCGGCCTGCGTGCTGTGCCCGCTTCAGGACGGCTGCGCCGCGCTGGCCACGGGTCGCACCGCTACGCTGCCGACGGCGCGACCGGGCAAGGCGCTGCCGGAACGCAGCGCGGTGGTACTGCTGGCCGAGGACGCGCAGGGCCGGATCCTGCTCGCCCGGCGCCCGCCCACCGGCGTGTGGGCCACGCTCTGGTCGCTGCCGCAGGCCGACGACGAGGACCAGGCGCGCAACTGGTCCGTGCGCCACCTGGAAGGTGACTGGAACGCCGAAACGTTGCCCGAACTGCCGCATGCCTTCAGCCACTACCGCCTGCGCCTGCAGCCGCGCCGTCTGCGCCAGGTCGCGGCGAAAGCCGCGGTCGGCGACAATCCCGACCTGCGCTGGGTGGCGCGCGAGGAACTGCACGCCTTCGCCCTGCCCGCGCCCATCCGCAAGCTGATCGAATCCCGGACATGA
- the rsmD gene encoding 16S rRNA (guanine(966)-N(2))-methyltransferase RsmD: MNRPPRRPRTQAKPARAPGSVRIVGGRWRGTRLPVPDLEGLRPTSDRVRETLFNWLQPALPGSRVLDLFAGSGALGLEAVSRGAAQAVLVERDPAQAACLREAVRRLQADGRVQVVQDDALRWLAGMDPAAGFDIAFLDPPFAAGLWQPALQALLPRLAPDGWLYLESPDVQPGPPGWTLHRELRTAQAHAALYRGPGPGRAGVPGDTPDNERADTLAAANPAP, encoded by the coding sequence ATGAACAGACCGCCGCGTCGGCCCCGCACGCAGGCCAAGCCCGCGCGCGCGCCGGGCAGCGTGCGCATCGTCGGCGGGCGCTGGCGCGGCACCCGGCTGCCGGTGCCGGACCTGGAAGGCCTGCGCCCGACCTCCGACCGCGTCCGCGAGACGCTGTTCAACTGGCTGCAGCCGGCGCTGCCGGGCAGCCGCGTGCTCGACCTGTTCGCCGGCAGCGGCGCGCTGGGCCTGGAGGCGGTGTCGCGGGGAGCCGCGCAGGCGGTGCTGGTCGAGCGCGATCCGGCGCAGGCCGCCTGCCTGCGCGAGGCGGTGCGGCGGCTGCAGGCGGACGGGCGGGTGCAGGTGGTGCAGGACGACGCGCTGCGCTGGCTGGCCGGGATGGACCCGGCGGCCGGCTTCGACATCGCCTTCCTCGATCCCCCGTTCGCCGCCGGCCTGTGGCAGCCCGCGCTGCAGGCGCTGCTGCCGCGGCTGGCGCCCGACGGCTGGCTCTACCTCGAGTCGCCCGACGTGCAGCCCGGGCCGCCGGGCTGGACGCTGCACCGGGAACTGCGCACCGCGCAGGCGCATGCGGCGCTGTATCGCGGCCCGGGGCCGGGGCGCGCGGGCGTGCCGGGCGATACACCGGACAATGAACGCGCTGATACACTGGCCGCCGCCAATCCGGCACCCTGA
- the coaD gene encoding pantetheine-phosphate adenylyltransferase, giving the protein MVQRRTAVYPGTFDPITNGHIDLVDRAAPLFEKVIVGVAASQAKGPTLPLELRVGLAREALAGHANVEVRGFDSLLAHFVHDVGAGVLLRGLRAVSDFEYEFQMASMNRHLIPEVETLFLTPAEQYSFISSSLVREIARLGGDVSGFVPPAVATALREARRGAVSE; this is encoded by the coding sequence GTGGTCCAACGCCGCACTGCCGTCTACCCCGGCACCTTCGACCCGATCACCAATGGCCACATCGACCTGGTCGACCGGGCCGCGCCGCTGTTCGAGAAGGTGATCGTGGGCGTGGCCGCCAGCCAGGCCAAGGGTCCGACGCTGCCGCTGGAGCTGCGCGTGGGGCTGGCGCGCGAGGCGCTGGCCGGACACGCCAACGTCGAGGTGCGCGGCTTCGACTCGCTGCTGGCCCACTTCGTCCACGACGTCGGCGCCGGCGTGCTGCTGCGCGGGCTGCGCGCGGTGTCGGATTTCGAGTACGAGTTCCAGATGGCGAGCATGAACCGCCACCTGATCCCGGAGGTCGAGACCCTGTTCCTGACCCCGGCCGAACAGTACAGCTTCATCTCATCTTCGCTGGTGCGCGAGATCGCCCGCCTGGGCGGCGACGTCTCGGGCTTCGTGCCGCCGGCGGTGGCCACGGCCTTGCGGGAGGCGAGGCGTGGTGCGGTTTCCGAGTGA
- a CDS encoding YfhL family 4Fe-4S dicluster ferredoxin, giving the protein MSLKINALCVNCDVCEPACPNQAISMGETIYVIDPARCTECVGHFDEPQCVVVCPVECIDPDPEHPESQKALLAKLRGLEREHPEIYLPEAR; this is encoded by the coding sequence ATGTCCCTCAAGATCAACGCCCTCTGCGTCAACTGCGACGTCTGCGAGCCGGCCTGCCCGAACCAGGCCATCTCGATGGGCGAGACCATCTACGTGATCGACCCGGCGCGCTGCACCGAATGCGTCGGCCACTTCGACGAACCGCAGTGCGTGGTGGTATGCCCGGTCGAGTGCATCGACCCCGATCCCGAACACCCCGAGAGCCAGAAAGCGCTGCTGGCCAAGCTGCGCGGGCTCGAGCGCGAACACCCCGAGATCTACCTGCCGGAGGCCCGATGA
- the ggt gene encoding gamma-glutamyltransferase, which translates to MTRALPRLMLALFLFFPGIALPALAAAADGSATLAQRPGQAAIASAHRLATDAGFEVLDKGGNAFDAAVAVSAALSVVEPISSGLGGGGFFLLHQADNGRDVFIDARETAPAAATMDRYRTADGKLDSDLAENGPWAAAIPGLPAALVHVAEKYGRLPLADSLAPAIRLARDGFPVYGRLERGYAARRAVMERYPGTRGVFLVGGQPPKTGQTLKQPDLARTLEQLAAHGFDGFYRGPVARKLVAGVRAEGGRWTAADLAAYRVREREPLRFNYRGWEVVTAPPPSSGGVALAQMMQILAGWDLAKLDPALRTHLTIESMRRAFRDRTFYLGDPDFVHVPVDVLTSPYYAAGLRATINPEKATPSDMLPGRPTPLEDEETTHFSIVDADGNRAAVTQTVNLLFGSGLVPPGTGVLLNNEMDDFALQPGQPNAFGVMGFEANAPEPGKRPLSSMTPTFMVSPDHVAVLGTPGGSRIITMVLLGALGFADGLDAQQAAALPRYHHQWMPDVVQAESGAFDPGLAAQLRAKGHTLRLPEDTVSGRASSHTWGNMQTVLWDRRGNVLGGGSDPRNDVGSAQVRPAVPAAATP; encoded by the coding sequence ATGACCCGTGCGCTGCCACGCCTGATGCTGGCGCTGTTCCTGTTCTTCCCGGGCATCGCCCTGCCGGCACTGGCCGCGGCCGCCGACGGTTCCGCCACCCTGGCCCAGCGCCCGGGACAGGCCGCCATCGCCAGCGCGCACCGCCTGGCCACCGACGCCGGCTTCGAGGTGCTCGACAAGGGCGGCAACGCGTTCGATGCGGCGGTCGCGGTGTCGGCGGCGCTGTCGGTGGTCGAGCCGATCAGCTCGGGCCTGGGCGGCGGCGGGTTCTTTCTGCTGCACCAGGCAGACAACGGGCGCGACGTGTTCATCGACGCGCGCGAGACCGCGCCGGCCGCCGCGACCATGGACCGTTACCGCACCGCGGACGGCAAGCTGGATTCGGACCTGGCCGAGAACGGCCCCTGGGCCGCGGCGATTCCCGGCCTGCCAGCGGCGCTGGTCCACGTGGCGGAGAAGTACGGGCGGCTGCCGCTGGCGGACAGCCTGGCCCCGGCGATCCGGCTGGCCCGCGACGGCTTCCCGGTCTACGGGCGGCTGGAGCGCGGCTATGCCGCGCGGCGCGCGGTGATGGAGCGCTATCCGGGTACCCGTGGCGTATTCCTCGTCGGCGGGCAGCCGCCGAAGACGGGGCAAACGCTGAAGCAGCCGGACCTGGCGCGCACCCTGGAGCAGCTTGCCGCGCACGGTTTCGACGGCTTCTACCGCGGCCCGGTGGCCAGGAAGCTGGTCGCCGGCGTGCGCGCCGAGGGCGGCCGCTGGACCGCCGCTGACCTGGCCGCCTACCGCGTGCGCGAGCGCGAACCGCTGCGCTTCAACTACCGCGGCTGGGAGGTGGTGACCGCACCGCCGCCGTCGTCCGGTGGCGTGGCCCTGGCGCAGATGATGCAGATCCTGGCCGGCTGGGACCTGGCCAAACTCGATCCGGCGCTGCGCACCCACTTGACCATCGAGTCGATGCGCCGCGCCTTCCGCGACCGCACCTTCTACCTGGGCGACCCGGACTTCGTGCACGTACCGGTGGACGTGCTGACCAGCCCGTACTACGCCGCCGGCCTGCGTGCCACGATCAACCCGGAGAAGGCCACGCCCAGCGACATGCTGCCGGGCCGGCCGACGCCGCTGGAGGACGAGGAGACCACCCACTTCTCGATCGTCGACGCCGACGGCAACCGCGCCGCGGTCACCCAGACGGTGAACCTGCTGTTCGGTTCGGGCCTGGTGCCGCCGGGCACCGGCGTGCTGCTCAACAACGAGATGGACGACTTCGCCCTGCAGCCGGGCCAGCCCAACGCGTTCGGGGTGATGGGCTTCGAGGCCAACGCCCCGGAGCCGGGCAAGCGCCCGCTCAGTTCGATGACCCCGACCTTCATGGTCTCGCCCGACCATGTGGCGGTGCTGGGCACGCCCGGCGGCAGCCGCATCATCACCATGGTCCTGCTCGGCGCGCTCGGTTTCGCCGATGGCCTCGACGCGCAGCAGGCGGCGGCACTGCCGCGCTACCACCACCAGTGGATGCCGGACGTGGTCCAGGCCGAGAGCGGCGCCTTCGACCCCGGCCTGGCTGCGCAGCTGCGGGCCAAGGGGCATACCCTCAGGCTGCCGGAGGACACCGTGTCCGGCCGCGCGTCCAGCCACACCTGGGGCAACATGCAGACGGTGCTGTGGGACCGGCGCGGCAACGTGCTCGGCGGCGGCAGCGACCCGCGCAACGACGTCGGCAGCGCGCAGGTGCGACCAGCGGTGCCGGCGGCCGCCACGCCCTGA
- a CDS encoding MBL fold metallo-hydrolase, with translation MKLWSIRGNSQKLDGGSMFGNAPKAMWEQWSPPDEHNRIDLACRALLASPLNGRTVLFETGIGAFFEPRLRERYGVQEDRHVLVESLRAAGFEHEDIDVVVLSHLHFDHAGGLLAPWAEGRGPELLFPNATYLVGAAHWERARHPHPRDRASFIPELPGLLEASGRLEIVDGPHSRALGQSVRFSFSDGHTPGLMLAEIAGPETVDGQPHGGVAFCADLIPGRSWVHLPITMGYDRNAELLIDEKRAFLEDKLARNVHLFFTHDPGCALARVVRDAKGRFGTEHEVAELQARPLAA, from the coding sequence ATGAAACTCTGGTCCATACGCGGCAATTCGCAGAAGCTCGACGGCGGCTCCATGTTCGGCAACGCGCCGAAGGCGATGTGGGAGCAGTGGTCCCCGCCCGACGAGCACAACCGCATCGACCTGGCCTGCCGTGCGCTGCTGGCCAGCCCGCTCAACGGCAGGACGGTGCTGTTCGAGACCGGCATCGGCGCGTTCTTCGAGCCTAGGCTGCGCGAGCGCTACGGCGTGCAGGAGGACCGCCACGTGCTGGTCGAATCGCTGCGCGCGGCCGGCTTCGAGCACGAGGACATCGACGTGGTGGTGCTCAGCCACCTGCACTTCGACCACGCCGGCGGCCTGCTGGCGCCGTGGGCCGAAGGGCGTGGACCGGAACTGCTGTTCCCCAACGCCACCTACCTGGTCGGCGCCGCGCACTGGGAACGGGCCCGGCATCCGCATCCGCGCGACCGCGCCAGCTTCATCCCGGAACTGCCGGGGCTGCTGGAGGCCAGCGGCCGGCTGGAGATCGTCGACGGCCCGCATTCGCGCGCGCTGGGCCAGTCGGTGCGCTTCAGCTTCAGCGACGGGCACACGCCCGGCCTGATGCTGGCCGAGATCGCCGGGCCGGAAACCGTCGACGGGCAGCCGCACGGCGGGGTGGCGTTCTGTGCCGACCTGATACCCGGGCGTTCCTGGGTGCACCTGCCGATCACCATGGGCTACGACCGCAACGCCGAACTGCTGATCGACGAGAAGCGCGCCTTCCTCGAGGACAAGCTGGCGCGCAACGTGCACCTGTTCTTCACCCACGACCCGGGCTGCGCCCTGGCGCGGGTGGTGCGCGACGCCAAGGGCCGCTTCGGCACCGAGCACGAGGTCGCCGAACTGCAGGCGCGGCCGCTGGCGGCCTGA